The following are from one region of the Mycolicibacterium diernhoferi genome:
- a CDS encoding agmatine deiminase family protein, with product MTGYVMPAEGAPQDRVWMAFPSAGYSLGETEAQHHEARSTWAAVAHAIAEFEPVTLLVDPGEVEAAKRYVSQDIELVEVPLNDAWMRDIGPTFVHAEDGSVAAVDWVFNGWGAQDWARWDRDAKVGALVAEIAGVPVVSSPLVNEGGGIQVDGRGTVLVTETVQLDPGRNPGLGRADVEAELRRTIGASEVVWLPRGLTRDSQRFGTRGHVDIVAAFTAPGRLLLHTQTAEDHPDSSVCKEIRDSLADRFEIVEMPAPDTLTDDEGYVDYSYINHLVVNGGVIACAFGDPRDADAAAILAEQYPGRTVVSVDARALFARGGGIHCITQQQPSAQIRPA from the coding sequence ATGACCGGCTATGTCATGCCCGCCGAGGGCGCCCCGCAGGACCGGGTGTGGATGGCGTTCCCGTCCGCGGGCTACTCACTCGGCGAGACCGAGGCGCAGCACCATGAGGCGCGCTCCACCTGGGCGGCCGTGGCGCACGCGATCGCCGAGTTCGAACCGGTCACGCTGCTGGTCGATCCCGGCGAGGTCGAGGCCGCCAAACGGTATGTCTCCCAGGACATCGAGCTGGTCGAGGTGCCGCTCAACGACGCCTGGATGCGCGATATCGGTCCGACCTTCGTGCACGCCGAGGACGGGTCGGTGGCGGCGGTGGACTGGGTGTTCAACGGCTGGGGCGCCCAGGACTGGGCGCGCTGGGATCGCGACGCGAAGGTCGGCGCGCTGGTCGCCGAGATCGCCGGGGTGCCGGTGGTGTCCTCGCCACTGGTCAACGAGGGCGGTGGAATTCAGGTCGACGGGCGGGGCACGGTGCTGGTCACCGAGACCGTGCAGCTCGATCCGGGCCGCAACCCGGGCCTCGGCAGGGCCGATGTCGAGGCGGAACTACGCCGCACCATCGGGGCGAGCGAGGTGGTGTGGTTGCCGCGCGGGCTGACCCGCGACTCGCAGCGTTTCGGCACCCGCGGGCACGTCGACATCGTCGCCGCGTTCACCGCCCCGGGCCGGCTGCTGCTGCACACCCAGACCGCCGAGGATCACCCGGACAGTTCGGTGTGCAAGGAAATTCGGGACTCGTTGGCCGACCGATTCGAGATCGTGGAGATGCCGGCGCCGGACACCCTCACCGACGACGAGGGCTATGTCGACTACAGCTACATCAATCATCTGGTGGTCAACGGCGGTGTCATCGCCTGCGCCTTCGGTGACCCACGCGACGCCGACGCCGCGGCCATCCTGGCCGAACAGTACCCGGGCCGGACCGTGGTGTCGGTGGATGCCCGGGCACTGTTCGCTCGCGGCGGGGGGATTCACTGCATCACCCAGCAGCAGCCCTCCGCGCAGATCAGACCAGCGTGA
- a CDS encoding organic hydroperoxide resistance protein, translated as MTVQYTAQTHTTGGRQGESYSSDGNLDIQLTPPGATGTGTNPEQLFAAGWSACYLSAMGLVAGQHKVKLPAETAVDAEVDLVNTDGAFSLEARLNVSIPGVAPETAQAIVDGAHQVCPYSKATRGNIPVTITLV; from the coding sequence ATGACCGTTCAGTACACCGCCCAGACCCACACCACCGGCGGCCGCCAGGGTGAGTCCTACAGCTCGGACGGCAACCTGGACATCCAGCTGACCCCGCCCGGGGCCACCGGCACCGGCACCAACCCCGAGCAGCTGTTCGCCGCCGGCTGGTCGGCCTGCTACCTGAGCGCCATGGGCCTGGTCGCCGGTCAGCACAAGGTCAAGCTGCCCGCCGAGACGGCCGTCGACGCCGAGGTCGACCTGGTCAACACCGACGGTGCCTTCTCACTGGAGGCACGGCTGAACGTCAGCATCCCCGGCGTCGCCCCCGAGACCGCCCAGGCGATCGTCGACGGCGCCCATCAGGTCTGCCCCTACTCGAAGGCCACCCGCGGCAACATCCCGGTGACCATCACGCTGGTCTGA
- a CDS encoding MarR family winged helix-turn-helix transcriptional regulator has product MKPGVIKPSPPPLSDFLCFAVYSANLAYGKAYKTILDKLGITYTQYLVIVALWEEDNQTVSGLGEKLFLESNTLTPILKRLEAMGYLTRRRSTDDERQVVVSLTEAARTLREQGVEMDLVAATGLSPEEFAILQRGLVKLRGNLRAHVQENAPQE; this is encoded by the coding sequence ATGAAGCCCGGTGTGATCAAGCCCAGCCCGCCTCCGCTGTCCGACTTTCTGTGCTTCGCCGTGTACTCGGCCAACCTCGCCTACGGCAAGGCCTACAAGACGATCCTGGACAAGCTCGGCATCACCTATACCCAGTATCTGGTGATCGTGGCGCTCTGGGAGGAGGACAACCAGACCGTCAGCGGGCTCGGCGAGAAGCTGTTCCTGGAATCGAACACGCTGACCCCCATCCTCAAACGGCTGGAAGCCATGGGCTACCTGACGCGGCGGCGCTCCACCGACGACGAGCGCCAGGTGGTGGTGAGCCTGACCGAGGCCGCCCGGACCCTGCGCGAACAGGGGGTGGAGATGGACCTGGTGGCCGCCACCGGGCTCTCGCCAGAGGAGTTCGCGATATTGCAGCGCGGCCTGGTGAAGCTGCGCGGCAACCTGCGCGCACACGTGCAGGAAAACGCACCCCAGGAGTGA
- a CDS encoding FAD-dependent monooxygenase, translating into MTDTDVLIAGAGPIGLTAAIELARRGIAVRIVDPLREPPQYAKAVGVQPRTLEVFERMGVLRQILDAAVPFRGQLVYVNGEKVTQLELALPEDVPFGFIGLPQYATEAILRAELTTRNVPIERGVRLGAFEQDTDGVTATLTAQDGTEQTVRARYLLGADGAHSIVRKTLGLTFEGAAFEEQYMLGDVEVDWSLPHDYNVRVMHQTDGVVDDLLVAIPLPGRGRYRMSMLVPEELKADSDGTVQHGFSEGGKPELHHIQTVLDRMSPEPAVARNLRWSSVFRISHRIVDAYGRGRVFVAGDAAHIHPPTGAQGMNTGIQDAHNLAWKLALAATGNGADGLLGSYDAERRPVGEEVVGRTVRSARHGIGADSEDPAFVIRREAQLLISYAGSPIVADGAGGRAPDARGLVRPAVADPVRLYTLLAGTRHTLLLYADAATGFESLEAVATAAVQAAHGLLDVYVVAHPDADVDATVLPLVRDTDGDFAKAYRVDGAAAFVVRPDGYLGYVGAAESAALVEHLRRTFR; encoded by the coding sequence GTGACCGACACCGACGTACTGATCGCGGGCGCCGGCCCGATCGGTCTGACCGCCGCCATCGAACTCGCGCGCCGCGGTATTGCCGTCCGGATCGTCGACCCACTGCGCGAGCCGCCCCAGTACGCCAAAGCCGTTGGTGTGCAACCCCGCACGCTCGAGGTCTTCGAGCGGATGGGTGTGCTGCGCCAGATCCTCGATGCGGCGGTGCCGTTCCGCGGCCAACTCGTCTACGTCAACGGGGAGAAGGTCACCCAACTCGAACTCGCCCTGCCCGAGGACGTGCCGTTCGGGTTCATCGGACTGCCGCAGTACGCCACCGAGGCCATCCTGCGCGCGGAGCTGACCACCCGCAATGTGCCGATCGAGCGCGGGGTGCGGCTCGGCGCCTTCGAGCAGGATACCGACGGTGTGACCGCCACCTTGACCGCGCAGGACGGCACCGAGCAGACGGTGCGGGCGCGGTACCTGCTCGGCGCCGACGGGGCACACTCGATCGTGCGCAAGACCCTCGGGCTGACCTTCGAGGGTGCGGCGTTCGAGGAGCAGTACATGCTCGGCGACGTCGAGGTCGACTGGTCGCTACCGCACGACTACAACGTCCGGGTGATGCATCAGACCGACGGCGTGGTCGACGACCTGCTGGTGGCTATCCCGCTGCCGGGCCGGGGGCGCTACCGGATGTCGATGCTCGTGCCCGAGGAGCTGAAGGCGGATTCCGACGGCACTGTGCAGCATGGATTTTCCGAGGGCGGGAAGCCTGAGTTGCACCACATCCAGACGGTGCTGGACCGGATGTCCCCGGAACCGGCCGTCGCGCGCAACCTGCGCTGGTCCTCGGTGTTCCGGATCAGTCACCGCATCGTCGACGCCTACGGCAGGGGTCGGGTGTTCGTGGCCGGCGACGCGGCGCACATCCATCCGCCCACCGGGGCGCAGGGCATGAACACCGGGATCCAGGACGCCCACAACCTGGCCTGGAAGCTGGCGCTGGCGGCGACCGGTAACGGTGCCGATGGACTGCTGGGCAGCTATGACGCCGAGCGCCGGCCGGTCGGCGAGGAGGTGGTCGGTCGCACCGTGCGCAGCGCCCGCCACGGTATCGGCGCCGACTCCGAGGATCCGGCCTTCGTGATCCGCCGCGAGGCGCAGTTGCTGATCAGCTATGCCGGCAGCCCGATCGTCGCAGACGGCGCCGGGGGCCGCGCGCCCGATGCCCGCGGGTTGGTGCGGCCTGCGGTCGCCGATCCGGTGCGGCTGTACACCCTGCTGGCCGGGACGCGGCACACCCTGCTGTTGTATGCCGATGCGGCAACGGGTTTCGAGTCGCTCGAAGCGGTAGCCACGGCGGCGGTGCAGGCCGCGCACGGGTTGCTGGATGTCTACGTCGTCGCCCATCCCGACGCCGATGTGGATGCCACCGTGCTGCCTCTGGTGCGCGACACCGACGGGGACTTCGCCAAGGCCTACCGCGTCGACGGGGCGGCGGCGTTCGTGGTCCGCCCCGACGGGTACCTCGGCTACGTGGGTGCCGCCGAGTCGGCGGCGCTGGTGGAGCATCTGCGGCGCACGTTCCGCTAG
- a CDS encoding alcohol dehydrogenase catalytic domain-containing protein, protein MRSVVVDATGAVDVQVRPDPQLPGADGAVVQVDATAICGSDLHFLEGHYPIFEPVALGHEAIGTIVETGSEVRGFTVGDRVLVSSVAGCGRCAGCATHDPIRCVHGPQIFGSGALGGAQSELLAVPAADFQLLRMPEGISTEQALLLTDNLATGWAAAKRADIPLGGSVAVIGLGAVGMCALRSALTLGAATVYAIDPVPARRDRAQQDGAVPVEPAGAAAIREATGGLGVDSVIDAVGTDASINDALDTVRTGGTVSIVGVHDLQPYPLPALACLIRSLTIRLTTAPVQQTWPELVPLLRAGRLDVDGIFTTTLPLDEAAAGYDAAMSRAGNHLKVMLVP, encoded by the coding sequence ATGCGTTCAGTCGTGGTCGACGCCACTGGGGCCGTCGACGTACAGGTGCGGCCGGACCCGCAGCTTCCCGGGGCGGACGGCGCCGTCGTCCAGGTCGACGCCACCGCGATCTGTGGATCGGATCTGCACTTCCTGGAGGGCCACTACCCGATCTTCGAACCGGTCGCCCTGGGTCACGAGGCTATCGGCACGATCGTCGAAACCGGTTCGGAGGTGCGCGGATTCACCGTCGGAGACCGGGTGCTGGTCTCCTCGGTCGCCGGCTGCGGGCGCTGCGCCGGATGCGCCACCCACGACCCGATCCGGTGCGTGCACGGTCCGCAGATCTTCGGTTCCGGCGCCCTGGGCGGGGCGCAGTCCGAACTGCTGGCGGTGCCGGCCGCGGACTTCCAGTTGCTGCGGATGCCGGAGGGCATCAGCACCGAACAGGCGTTGCTGCTGACCGACAATCTGGCCACCGGGTGGGCGGCGGCCAAACGCGCCGATATCCCGCTCGGCGGCTCGGTCGCGGTGATCGGTCTCGGCGCCGTCGGCATGTGCGCCCTGCGCAGTGCCCTGACCCTCGGCGCGGCAACGGTTTACGCGATTGATCCCGTGCCGGCGCGCCGGGACCGTGCCCAGCAGGACGGTGCCGTGCCGGTGGAGCCGGCCGGTGCCGCCGCGATCCGGGAGGCCACCGGCGGCCTCGGCGTCGATTCGGTCATCGACGCCGTCGGCACCGACGCCTCCATCAACGACGCCCTGGACACCGTGCGCACCGGCGGCACGGTGTCCATCGTCGGCGTGCACGATCTGCAGCCCTACCCGCTGCCGGCGCTGGCCTGCCTGATCCGCAGCCTGACCATCCGGTTGACCACCGCCCCGGTGCAGCAGACCTGGCCGGAACTCGTGCCGCTGCTGCGGGCCGGGCGGCTCGATGTGGACGGAATCTTCACCACCACACTGCCGTTGGACGAGGCTGCGGCCGGATACGACGCCGCGATGTCACGGGCCGGAAACCACCTGAAGGTGATGTTGGTGCCCTAG
- a CDS encoding flavin-containing monooxygenase has product MTRSFHAGQPFDTADADIAAALEQVSIPTLLLSLVHITGDPRFIRDYKQAGLFLNEVQGFMSEEDKARARAEALPIIAGYRDAGCPVPAPLPDDLVQEMLDWAACEPVGADNLPLVLEELDLRGADPRRPRPIPDAGDFHVIVIGCGESGVLAGIRLKQAGIGFTILEKNSGPGGTWWENSYPGARVDIANHFYCYSFEPSNHWEHFFAEQPELRRYFADVVDRHDLRPHIRFDTEVGSLAWDEDASIWRVDTGTEVLTAHAVITAVGQLNRPHLPEFPGADTFTGPAFHSAAWDHGVDVTGKRVALIGAGASGFQIAPAIADKVQSLTVFQRTAQWMFPNPMYHEPVADGVRWAMDHLPYYGRWYRFLLMWPGADKGLDAALVDPEYAGQAGTDPNYAVSEMNAIARIMFTDWITTQVGDDPELLAKVLPDYPATGKRTLQDNGSWLATLKRDNVDLVRTPIDRLTPGGVVTADGATYDADILVYATGFRATEVLLPMRITGRDGLDLHQVWGSRPYAYRSITVPGFPNLFMTYGPGAHLAHGGSLILNSELQMRYIDQCLERLITRRLRSIEPLPEPTAQWHRRSQEEIRKTVWAHPSIEHSYFKNADGEIHTVSPWRLSTYHAAVHEPVWSDFREE; this is encoded by the coding sequence GTGACGCGGAGCTTCCACGCCGGACAACCGTTCGACACCGCCGATGCCGACATCGCCGCCGCCCTCGAGCAGGTCAGCATCCCCACCCTGCTGCTGTCGCTCGTCCACATCACCGGCGACCCGCGCTTCATCCGGGATTACAAGCAGGCCGGACTGTTTCTCAACGAGGTGCAGGGCTTCATGTCCGAGGAGGACAAGGCCCGGGCCCGCGCCGAAGCGCTGCCGATCATCGCCGGCTACCGCGATGCGGGTTGCCCGGTCCCCGCACCGCTACCCGACGACCTGGTCCAGGAAATGCTGGACTGGGCGGCCTGTGAGCCTGTCGGCGCCGACAATCTGCCGCTGGTGTTGGAGGAACTCGACCTGCGCGGCGCCGACCCGCGTCGCCCCCGCCCGATCCCCGACGCCGGAGACTTCCATGTCATCGTGATCGGCTGCGGGGAATCCGGGGTGCTGGCCGGGATCCGGCTCAAGCAGGCCGGCATCGGCTTCACCATCCTGGAGAAGAACAGCGGACCCGGCGGAACCTGGTGGGAGAACAGCTATCCCGGCGCCCGGGTGGACATCGCCAACCATTTCTACTGCTACAGCTTCGAACCCAGCAACCACTGGGAACACTTCTTCGCCGAGCAGCCCGAACTTCGCCGGTACTTCGCCGATGTGGTCGACCGCCACGACCTGCGCCCGCACATCCGCTTCGACACCGAGGTCGGCTCGCTGGCCTGGGATGAGGACGCATCGATCTGGCGGGTCGACACCGGCACCGAGGTGCTGACCGCGCACGCCGTCATCACCGCCGTCGGCCAACTCAACCGCCCGCACCTTCCCGAGTTCCCCGGCGCGGACACCTTCACCGGGCCGGCCTTCCATTCCGCGGCCTGGGATCACGGTGTCGACGTCACCGGCAAGCGGGTCGCCCTGATCGGCGCCGGCGCCAGCGGTTTTCAGATCGCGCCGGCCATCGCCGATAAAGTCCAGAGCCTCACGGTGTTCCAGCGCACCGCGCAGTGGATGTTCCCCAACCCGATGTACCACGAACCGGTCGCCGACGGGGTCCGCTGGGCCATGGACCATCTCCCCTACTACGGACGCTGGTACCGCTTTCTGTTGATGTGGCCCGGCGCCGACAAGGGTCTGGACGCCGCGCTCGTCGACCCCGAGTACGCCGGCCAGGCCGGCACCGATCCAAACTATGCGGTGTCCGAGATGAACGCGATCGCGCGGATCATGTTCACCGACTGGATCACCACCCAGGTCGGCGATGATCCCGAGCTGCTGGCCAAGGTGCTGCCGGACTATCCGGCCACCGGGAAACGCACCCTGCAGGACAACGGCAGCTGGCTGGCCACCCTCAAACGCGACAATGTGGATCTGGTCCGCACCCCGATCGACCGCCTCACCCCCGGCGGCGTCGTCACGGCCGACGGCGCCACCTACGATGCCGATATCCTGGTGTACGCCACCGGTTTCCGGGCCACCGAGGTGCTGCTCCCGATGCGGATCACCGGGCGCGACGGACTCGATCTGCACCAAGTCTGGGGCAGCCGGCCGTACGCCTACCGCAGCATCACCGTGCCCGGCTTCCCCAACCTGTTCATGACCTACGGCCCGGGTGCGCACCTGGCCCACGGCGGCAGCCTGATCCTGAACTCCGAACTGCAGATGCGCTACATCGACCAGTGCCTGGAACGGTTGATCACCAGGAGGCTGCGTAGCATCGAGCCGCTGCCCGAGCCGACCGCCCAATGGCACCGGCGATCCCAGGAGGAGATCCGCAAGACGGTCTGGGCCCACCCGTCGATCGAGCACTCGTATTTCAAGAACGCCGACGGCGAGATCCACACCGTCAGCCCGTGGCGGCTGAGCACCTACCACGCCGCCGTCCACGAACCCGTCTGGTCGGACTTCCGGGAGGAATGA
- a CDS encoding YaeQ family protein — MALSATVFKVELGVSDVDHGYYADHTLTVARHPSETDERMVVRLLAFGLRAHRLSDVDGELAFGAGLSTPGVPDLRLADYTGRILEWINVGQPDERALGKAAGQADQVLLFPFAAGVATWWRTVGPKVAGLPNLSVVQIPHAAVQQLAQTVDRRVSAQVMVMEGQVTMTVGSVDVTFTPEPLK; from the coding sequence GTGGCCCTTTCTGCAACAGTGTTCAAAGTCGAACTTGGCGTCTCCGATGTCGATCACGGCTACTACGCCGATCACACGCTGACCGTGGCCCGCCATCCCAGTGAGACCGATGAGCGGATGGTGGTGCGGTTGTTGGCGTTTGGGTTGCGCGCACACCGGCTCAGCGACGTCGACGGTGAGTTGGCGTTCGGAGCGGGCCTGTCCACCCCTGGCGTACCGGACTTGCGGCTCGCCGACTACACGGGCCGGATCCTGGAGTGGATCAACGTCGGCCAGCCCGATGAGCGCGCCTTGGGCAAGGCGGCCGGCCAAGCCGACCAGGTGCTGCTGTTCCCGTTCGCCGCCGGCGTGGCCACCTGGTGGCGCACCGTCGGCCCCAAGGTAGCCGGGCTGCCGAACCTGTCGGTGGTGCAGATCCCGCACGCAGCGGTGCAGCAGCTGGCCCAGACCGTCGACCGCCGGGTCTCGGCGCAGGTGATGGTGATGGAAGGTCAGGTGACGATGACCGTGGGCTCGGTCGACGTCACCTTCACGCCCGAGCCATTGAAGTGA
- a CDS encoding 3-keto-5-aminohexanoate cleavage protein, whose protein sequence is MMLQVCPNGPHRPGGHPHVPVTVDDIVDAVTAAVAAGAQEVHVHPKAPDGTDSLRPGHVDPVVQALRGRHPDLPIGVTTGAWAVQDPADRLEQVGGWTSRPAYASVNWHEEGADELADLLLDMGIGVEAGLWFVGAAEAFGRYPRAGECTRILIEGTRQDIGQAVAEVKAIASVVAGLGLPVLCHGEGAATWPLFRLAVDAGFDSRIGLEDTFELPDGRMAASNADLVRAAVELMAQD, encoded by the coding sequence ATGATGCTTCAGGTCTGTCCCAACGGACCGCACCGACCCGGCGGCCACCCGCACGTGCCGGTCACCGTCGACGACATCGTCGACGCTGTGACGGCCGCCGTGGCGGCAGGCGCGCAAGAGGTGCACGTGCACCCCAAGGCGCCCGATGGAACCGACAGCCTGCGACCCGGGCATGTCGACCCGGTCGTACAGGCCTTGCGCGGCAGGCACCCCGACCTGCCCATCGGGGTCACCACCGGAGCGTGGGCGGTGCAGGACCCCGCGGATCGCCTGGAGCAGGTCGGCGGGTGGACGAGCCGCCCCGCCTACGCCTCGGTGAACTGGCACGAGGAGGGCGCCGACGAACTCGCGGACCTGCTGCTGGACATGGGGATCGGTGTCGAGGCCGGGCTCTGGTTCGTCGGCGCGGCCGAGGCGTTCGGGCGGTATCCGCGCGCGGGCGAGTGCACCCGGATCCTGATCGAGGGCACCCGCCAGGACATCGGGCAGGCCGTGGCCGAGGTGAAGGCGATCGCCTCGGTGGTCGCGGGGCTGGGGCTGCCCGTCCTCTGCCACGGCGAGGGCGCTGCCACGTGGCCGCTGTTTCGTCTCGCGGTGGATGCGGGGTTCGATTCCCGGATCGGATTGGAGGACACGTTCGAGCTGCCCGATGGGCGGATGGCAGCGTCGAATGCGGACCTGGTGCGGGCCGCGGTGGAGTTGATGGCTCAGGACTGA
- the arr gene encoding NAD(+)--rifampin ADP-ribosyltransferase, which translates to MADMADTPERFVVHESGAYLHGTKADLSVGDLLVPGRLSNYQQGRISNHVYMTKVLDGAVLAAELAVGPGRERVYIVEPQGPVEDDPNVTDKKFPGNPTHSYRSAGPVRVVGEITDWTGHSPEYLEKFRAGLEELRRKGLDVIYD; encoded by the coding sequence ATGGCAGACATGGCCGATACGCCGGAACGTTTCGTCGTCCACGAGTCGGGGGCGTACCTGCACGGGACGAAGGCCGACCTTTCGGTGGGCGATCTGCTGGTGCCGGGCCGGCTGTCGAACTACCAGCAGGGCCGCATTTCCAACCACGTCTACATGACCAAGGTGCTCGACGGTGCGGTGCTCGCCGCCGAGCTGGCCGTCGGGCCGGGGCGCGAGCGGGTGTACATCGTGGAACCGCAGGGACCGGTGGAGGACGACCCGAACGTCACGGACAAGAAGTTCCCGGGCAATCCCACGCACTCCTACCGCAGTGCGGGACCGGTGCGGGTCGTCGGAGAGATCACCGACTGGACGGGGCACTCCCCCGAGTACCTGGAGAAGTTCCGGGCCGGGCTGGAGGAGTTGCGACGCAAGGGGCTCGACGTCATCTACGACTGA
- a CDS encoding DHA2 family efflux MFS transporter permease subunit — MSTGPITRATEEPLQGRTPTAPPSAGVIIALLVFSAFVMILNETIMSVALPVLISDLDITARTAQWLTSGFLLTMAVVIPMSGSLLQRFSVRAVFLTSMSAFCAGTLISALAPGFAVLLGGRIVQACGTAVMVPLLMTTVMKLIPAERRGQTMGTISIVIAVAPAVGPTLSGFILGSLNWRWMFWIVLPIALLGLAAGWLRLRVDEEREQPATIDAISVPLSAIAFAGLVFGLSELAGHGGQGVPAWIPLTAGAVALVAFGARQLQLQRVERAFLDLRPFTYRRFSVSVALVVIGFMGLFGAIIMVPLYVQDVLGHSALVAGLTSLPGGLLMGLAGPPVGRVYDRHGARVLVVPGSILLFVALCGFALLSASTPVWELVVVQTVMMVGLAMMFTPLMTDALGALPDRLYSHGSAIMTTLQQVGGAAGTALFVTVMAKASMSGGAPDMAGVHAAFVVAAGIGAVAVITSFFTASQPSPAGGAPVHQTRLP; from the coding sequence ATGAGTACCGGGCCGATTACCCGAGCAACAGAGGAGCCGTTGCAGGGCAGAACGCCCACGGCCCCGCCGTCCGCGGGTGTCATCATCGCGCTGCTGGTCTTCTCCGCCTTCGTCATGATCCTCAACGAGACGATCATGAGCGTCGCGCTGCCGGTGCTGATCTCCGACCTGGACATCACCGCCCGCACCGCACAATGGCTGACCAGTGGCTTCCTGCTGACCATGGCCGTGGTGATCCCGATGTCGGGGTCGCTGCTGCAGCGGTTCTCGGTGCGCGCCGTGTTCCTGACGTCGATGTCCGCATTCTGTGCCGGCACCCTGATCTCCGCACTGGCGCCCGGCTTCGCAGTGCTGCTCGGCGGGCGGATCGTGCAGGCCTGCGGCACCGCGGTCATGGTGCCGCTGCTGATGACGACGGTGATGAAGCTGATCCCTGCCGAACGGCGCGGCCAGACGATGGGCACCATCTCGATCGTCATCGCCGTGGCGCCGGCCGTCGGACCCACCCTGTCCGGATTCATCCTCGGCTCGCTGAACTGGCGGTGGATGTTCTGGATCGTGCTGCCCATCGCACTGCTCGGCCTGGCCGCCGGGTGGCTGCGGCTGCGGGTCGACGAGGAACGGGAACAGCCGGCAACCATCGACGCCATCTCGGTGCCGCTGTCGGCGATCGCGTTCGCGGGACTGGTGTTCGGGCTCTCGGAACTGGCCGGGCACGGGGGACAGGGCGTCCCGGCGTGGATTCCGTTGACGGCCGGGGCGGTCGCGCTGGTCGCCTTCGGCGCGCGGCAGCTGCAGCTCCAGCGGGTCGAGCGGGCCTTCCTGGACCTTCGGCCGTTCACCTACCGGCGGTTCTCGGTGTCGGTGGCGTTGGTGGTCATCGGCTTCATGGGGTTGTTCGGCGCCATCATCATGGTGCCGCTCTACGTGCAGGACGTGCTGGGCCACAGCGCGCTGGTCGCCGGGCTGACCAGTCTGCCGGGTGGCCTGCTGATGGGTCTGGCCGGTCCGCCGGTCGGGCGGGTGTATGACCGGCACGGCGCTCGGGTGCTCGTCGTACCCGGATCGATCCTGCTGTTTGTGGCGCTGTGCGGCTTCGCGCTGCTGTCGGCGAGCACGCCGGTCTGGGAGCTCGTCGTGGTGCAGACGGTCATGATGGTCGGCCTGGCAATGATGTTCACGCCCTTGATGACCGACGCGCTCGGTGCGCTACCGGACCGGCTGTACTCACACGGCAGCGCCATCATGACGACCCTGCAACAAGTGGGCGGCGCCGCCGGCACTGCCCTGTTCGTGACCGTCATGGCCAAGGCGTCGATGTCGGGCGGGGCCCCGGACATGGCCGGAGTGCACGCCGCGTTCGTGGTGGCGGCGGGGATCGGCGCGGTCGCGGTGATCACCAGCTTCTTCACCGCCTCGCAACCCAGCCCGGCCGGCGGCGCACCGGTGCACCAGACGCGACTCCCGTAG